The following are encoded in a window of Providencia rettgeri genomic DNA:
- a CDS encoding pirin family protein translates to MIYLRKANERGHANHGWLDSWHTFSFSSYYDEKFMGFSALRVINEDFIAAGQGFGTHPHKDMEILTYVLNGTVEHKDSMGNMEQIPAGEFQIMSAGTGIRHSEYNPSSDKELHLYQIWIIPEKTGIEPRYEQKRFDSLDGKQLVLSPDARDGSLKVYQDMALWRWALPANDVQTHEIAQKRVVWIQVVKGNVDVNGQKASTSDGLAIWEEANLTIKADEDSEILLFDLPSAE, encoded by the coding sequence ATGATCTATTTACGCAAAGCAAATGAACGTGGGCATGCTAACCATGGTTGGCTCGACAGTTGGCACACTTTTTCATTCTCTAGCTACTACGATGAAAAATTTATGGGCTTTTCGGCTCTGAGAGTGATTAACGAAGACTTTATTGCCGCAGGACAGGGTTTTGGTACTCACCCTCATAAAGACATGGAAATTTTGACCTATGTGCTAAATGGCACTGTCGAACATAAAGACAGCATGGGTAATATGGAACAAATTCCAGCGGGTGAGTTTCAAATTATGAGTGCAGGAACGGGGATCCGCCACTCAGAATACAACCCAAGCAGTGATAAAGAGCTACATTTGTACCAAATCTGGATCATTCCTGAAAAAACAGGTATTGAACCACGTTATGAACAAAAGCGCTTTGATTCACTTGATGGCAAACAATTGGTTCTGTCACCTGATGCTCGTGACGGTTCACTGAAAGTTTATCAAGATATGGCTTTATGGCGCTGGGCATTACCTGCAAATGACGTACAAACCCACGAGATCGCACAAAAACGTGTCGTCTGGATCCAAGTCGTTAAAGGTAACGTTGACGTTAATGGTCAAAAAGCCTCTACCAGTGATGGGTTAGCTATTTGGGAAGAAGCTAACTTAACCATCAAAGCGGATGAAGACAGCGAAATTCTGTTATTTGACCTGCCTTCTGCCGAATAA
- a CDS encoding two component system response regulator → MKKKVLLVEDHVLLSAGIKHFLSYLPEYEVIGEVTNGLQVYETCQKLMPDIIILDLGLPGMDGIDVICRLKQRWHELRVIVLTADCVEHRACSAINAGAMGYVLKNSSQQTLLSALQSVVFMDRVFIDPQLSEAQILELPQTKEPVRLTMRERQILKLISEERRNRDIAEDLKITIKTVETHRLNLMRKLGTHSSVGLVKWAYRLGIC, encoded by the coding sequence ATGAAGAAAAAAGTCTTATTAGTCGAAGATCATGTATTATTAAGTGCCGGAATAAAGCATTTTCTTTCATACCTTCCAGAATATGAAGTCATCGGTGAAGTCACTAATGGGCTGCAGGTTTATGAAACTTGTCAGAAATTAATGCCAGATATCATCATATTAGATCTTGGTTTACCCGGAATGGATGGTATCGATGTTATTTGTCGCTTAAAGCAACGATGGCATGAGCTCAGAGTTATTGTCTTAACTGCTGACTGCGTAGAGCATCGCGCTTGCTCCGCGATAAATGCGGGTGCGATGGGTTATGTGCTAAAAAATAGCTCACAACAAACTTTATTATCCGCCCTACAATCTGTTGTTTTTATGGATCGCGTATTTATCGATCCACAACTCAGTGAGGCACAAATCCTTGAGTTACCCCAAACAAAAGAGCCTGTACGCCTCACGATGCGTGAAAGGCAAATACTCAAGCTAATATCAGAAGAACGGCGCAATCGAGATATTGCGGAAGACTTAAAAATCACCATAAAGACAGTTGAGACACATCGTCTGAACCTAATGCGTAAGTTGGGCACACACAGTTCTGTCGGGTTAGTAAAATGGGCTTACCGATTAGGAATTTGCTAG
- the sctE gene encoding type III secretion system translocon subunit SctE produces MSMSLTHSFYNKNIPSENWINEIPTDITKNTAQAISFQRCELNNFSPKHSRPLTELATPKANTEEVTQAQAADDLDNLFQTLNQLSVENKNSRVNNPIINMSLTTVEGLPMNSMFAASLLLVGQVLGDIAATKGEMLEIITKKQDLLRMEEVKNIREQMNNAVEQQDKARKAGIIGVIFDWVIATVEVVVGVAKVVGGTLSGNALMAASGSMDFMAGLAGIGKAVANTMALIDSNNAEKYHAMADKFGKAQLSFEIIGATIDITSAVRNALATKIVPKVATKVLQEGAGEALNAAIKEGSQTAIKSLSKSIGQEVSTQVGNKVINKLGQQAAESVSKSMFNKMVDAFSQKAIEEMVTKSVEKAAQKAAKKAAKHGTQITTDTLIKNVSKQIQKDVLKAVSKASVTRLDFFLQSSRVVMTGTQQISIGALEIQKAKLQKQIDQLMLDQNWLQNLFEFFEEEKKETVKKVSSLQEDKANVIQDGTKLLSTIASTQMHMASSMV; encoded by the coding sequence ATGTCGATGTCCCTTACTCATTCTTTTTATAATAAAAATATACCATCAGAAAATTGGATAAATGAAATACCAACAGACATTACTAAAAATACTGCTCAAGCAATTTCATTTCAACGTTGTGAATTAAATAATTTTTCCCCAAAGCATAGTCGACCACTGACGGAATTGGCGACACCAAAAGCAAATACAGAGGAAGTCACACAAGCTCAAGCTGCCGACGACCTTGATAATCTATTTCAAACATTGAACCAACTTTCTGTGGAGAATAAAAACAGTCGCGTAAACAATCCGATAATCAATATGTCTTTGACGACAGTAGAAGGGCTGCCAATGAATTCAATGTTTGCAGCATCATTATTACTCGTCGGGCAGGTATTAGGCGATATTGCAGCCACAAAAGGTGAAATGCTAGAAATTATCACCAAGAAGCAAGACTTGCTGCGAATGGAAGAGGTTAAAAATATTCGAGAACAGATGAATAACGCTGTAGAGCAACAAGATAAAGCGAGAAAAGCGGGCATTATTGGCGTGATTTTCGACTGGGTCATTGCCACTGTTGAAGTGGTTGTTGGCGTTGCAAAAGTGGTAGGGGGAACGCTATCAGGTAATGCATTAATGGCCGCAAGTGGTTCCATGGATTTTATGGCTGGGCTTGCAGGGATTGGTAAAGCAGTCGCTAATACAATGGCTTTAATCGACTCTAATAATGCAGAAAAATACCATGCAATGGCAGATAAGTTTGGTAAAGCTCAGCTATCATTCGAAATTATAGGAGCCACTATTGATATTACCAGCGCTGTCCGTAATGCGCTTGCAACAAAGATTGTCCCCAAAGTTGCCACTAAAGTTTTACAAGAAGGGGCAGGTGAAGCGTTAAATGCCGCAATAAAAGAAGGTAGCCAAACCGCCATCAAAAGCCTTTCAAAATCAATTGGCCAAGAAGTCAGTACCCAAGTTGGTAATAAAGTTATTAATAAACTAGGTCAGCAAGCTGCGGAAAGCGTCAGTAAAAGTATGTTTAACAAGATGGTAGATGCTTTCTCACAAAAGGCCATTGAAGAAATGGTTACTAAATCAGTAGAAAAAGCAGCGCAAAAAGCAGCGAAAAAGGCGGCTAAACATGGCACACAAATTACCACCGATACATTGATTAAGAATGTATCCAAACAAATACAAAAAGACGTTTTAAAAGCGGTCAGCAAAGCTTCGGTAACCCGTCTAGATTTCTTTTTGCAGTCATCTAGAGTGGTAATGACAGGCACTCAACAAATCTCTATTGGCGCTTTAGAAATACAAAAAGCCAAGCTACAAAAACAAATAGATCAATTGATGCTGGACCAAAATTGGCTTCAAAATCTATTCGAATTTTTTGAGGAAGAAAAAAAGGAAACAGTAAAGAAAGTGAGTTCTTTACAAGAAGACAAAGCGAATGTCATCCAAGATGGAACTAAGCTATTAAGTACAATTGCATCCACACAAATGCATATGGCTTCATCGATGGTTTAA
- a CDS encoding SycD/LcrH family type III secretion system chaperone, protein MPKTVSTPSQSESDDNLQHFLARGGSLKLIAGLNSQQLARLYAYANQLFDTHNFSAAHNIYHLLSCFDQWEPEYLIALGLCHQRLGNHEDAITHFSRAGIIKIDDPRPSFFAGLSYHLLGNTTYSAKAFNAAIGWCGDRSEYQDIKQSAREMLKTILEAQ, encoded by the coding sequence ATGCCAAAAACCGTTAGCACTCCGTCGCAATCTGAAAGCGATGATAATTTGCAACATTTTTTAGCGCGTGGTGGCTCATTAAAATTAATTGCTGGTTTAAATAGCCAGCAATTAGCACGGCTTTACGCATATGCTAATCAGTTGTTTGATACTCACAATTTCTCTGCTGCACATAATATTTATCATTTATTAAGCTGTTTTGATCAATGGGAACCTGAATATCTAATTGCTTTAGGGTTATGCCATCAACGCTTAGGCAACCATGAAGATGCCATAACTCATTTTTCACGTGCAGGGATCATAAAAATTGATGATCCCCGCCCTTCATTTTTTGCAGGTCTGAGCTATCACTTGCTTGGTAATACCACATATTCAGCTAAAGCCTTCAATGCGGCTATAGGTTGGTGCGGCGATCGTTCTGAATATCAAGATATAAAACAAAGTGCACGCGAAATGCTAAAAACCATATTGGAGGCACAATAA
- a CDS encoding helix-turn-helix transcriptional regulator: MPGVKFIISTEAGQLSLYGKLYTIPASCLVVTNSDASIVKRGFGYEPLAVKFNAVNLQKIYPELISLLHPQVSKLYNTEPLKVIRAEKKVLDVFTYLLQLSEDNFLQFAYTYCLGFDNEYFSALLYKYISGNKDFCSFIETHFMRQWSVVRLAQEFDLPVRKFNELFLCTYGQTAKRWLLERRIKYAKQLLTTTSMRVIDIAIECGFSSHAHFTDRFRRYLNCSPKQYRNRSLQIKHHGIKK; this comes from the coding sequence ATGCCAGGGGTAAAGTTTATTATTAGTACAGAAGCAGGACAGCTATCTTTATATGGTAAACTATATACCATTCCGGCGAGTTGTTTAGTCGTTACAAATAGTGATGCGAGTATAGTGAAAAGAGGGTTTGGTTATGAACCGTTAGCTGTTAAGTTTAACGCCGTAAATTTGCAAAAAATTTATCCCGAACTGATTAGTTTATTACATCCACAGGTATCTAAGTTATATAATACTGAGCCACTTAAAGTTATTCGTGCAGAAAAAAAAGTATTGGATGTATTTACCTATTTGTTACAGCTTTCTGAGGATAATTTTTTACAATTTGCATATACCTATTGCCTAGGATTTGATAACGAATATTTTTCTGCTTTGCTGTATAAATATATTTCAGGTAATAAAGACTTTTGTTCTTTTATTGAGACCCATTTTATGCGTCAGTGGTCAGTTGTTCGATTAGCTCAAGAGTTTGATTTACCTGTACGTAAGTTTAATGAATTATTTTTATGTACTTATGGTCAAACTGCGAAACGTTGGTTACTGGAGCGAAGAATTAAGTATGCAAAGCAGTTACTAACGACAACATCGATGAGAGTCATTGATATTGCTATTGAATGTGGATTCTCTAGTCATGCCCATTTTACCGATAGATTTCGTCGTTATTTAAATTGTAGTCCAAAGCAATATCGTAATCGTTCACTTCAAATAAAACATCATGGCATCAAGAAATAA
- the sctF gene encoding type III secretion system needle filament subunit SctF — protein MDIEAITNQLSQLVDKAGNEVQSKVTAADLNDPARMLQAQFAIQQYSVFVSYQSAIMRAVKDMLSGIIQKI, from the coding sequence ATGGATATAGAAGCAATAACTAATCAATTATCACAGTTGGTTGATAAAGCAGGTAATGAAGTACAGTCAAAAGTCACTGCTGCGGATTTAAACGATCCTGCAAGAATGTTACAAGCTCAATTTGCTATTCAGCAATATTCTGTTTTCGTGAGCTACCAAAGTGCAATCATGCGAGCTGTAAAAGATATGTTATCTGGGATAATTCAGAAAATATGA
- a CDS encoding EscG/YscG/SsaH family type III secretion system needle protein co-chaperone — MISLDDGVRKLIIECGLAAVNNGLYLEAESIRNTLSCLTENEHARNIIDITMLIGMNNLYLAQEKLQGNLSHEAEILRQLIHHINHQ, encoded by the coding sequence ATGATTTCGTTAGATGACGGTGTTAGGAAATTGATAATTGAATGTGGCCTAGCTGCTGTTAATAATGGTCTTTATCTTGAAGCAGAAAGTATTCGCAATACTCTATCATGTTTAACTGAGAATGAACATGCTCGCAATATTATTGATATCACGATGTTAATTGGTATGAATAATCTATATTTAGCACAGGAGAAGCTGCAAGGAAATTTATCCCATGAAGCTGAGATATTAAGACAACTCATTCATCATATAAACCATCAGTAA
- the sctI gene encoding type III secretion system inner rod subunit SctI, with product MDITPLSSTNITLPADSITSVERIEDVELFNNMLLGQYEAYPEEVLMTSLQEKSLAVSDTISHARATEDVLNNPATMLRAQSFLKNAMVEVDFIAKVTGQLSQGINKLVSMQ from the coding sequence ATGGATATAACACCCTTATCTTCAACTAATATAACATTACCGGCAGATAGTATTACTTCAGTTGAGCGTATTGAGGATGTAGAGTTATTTAACAACATGTTATTAGGGCAATACGAGGCTTATCCAGAAGAAGTGCTAATGACATCGTTACAAGAAAAATCGTTAGCCGTCTCAGATACTATTAGTCATGCCCGAGCGACAGAGGATGTTCTTAATAATCCGGCAACAATGTTAAGAGCGCAATCATTCCTTAAAAATGCAATGGTGGAAGTTGACTTTATTGCAAAAGTGACAGGACAGCTTTCTCAAGGAATTAATAAATTGGTAAGTATGCAGTAA
- the sctJ gene encoding type III secretion system inner membrane ring lipoprotein SctJ gives MKFSVRFSFIVLVLFCLVGCKIELYSDLTEEEANQMLALLMLRNIDAEKSVIKGSGITINVEKGDFANAVEVLRQQGLPNKRTESIADLFPAGQLVTSPAQEQAKITYLKEQNIEKMLLSMDGIIIAQVAISESPNTNRREIPPPTASIFLKYAPHINMQTKEPEIRRLVQKSISNLKVENISVVMQMADYRFQQAKPKSKATDRFEWKKYVPWGGAIIFIVGMTILLMIFKSKSQNKV, from the coding sequence ATGAAATTTTCCGTTAGGTTTAGCTTTATTGTATTAGTTCTATTTTGTTTGGTGGGGTGCAAAATAGAACTTTATAGTGATCTTACTGAAGAAGAAGCTAATCAGATGTTAGCATTATTAATGTTGCGAAATATTGATGCAGAAAAAAGTGTTATCAAAGGCAGCGGTATTACTATTAATGTAGAGAAAGGAGATTTTGCGAATGCTGTTGAAGTGTTACGACAACAAGGTTTACCTAATAAACGAACTGAGAGTATTGCTGACTTATTTCCGGCTGGGCAACTAGTAACATCCCCTGCGCAAGAACAGGCAAAAATTACTTATTTGAAAGAACAAAACATCGAGAAAATGTTATTGAGTATGGACGGTATTATTATTGCTCAGGTCGCTATATCGGAAAGTCCCAATACAAATCGTCGTGAGATACCCCCGCCAACGGCATCGATATTTCTTAAGTATGCACCACATATCAATATGCAAACTAAAGAACCGGAAATTCGTAGGCTAGTTCAGAAATCTATTTCAAATTTGAAAGTCGAAAATATCAGTGTTGTGATGCAAATGGCTGATTATCGTTTCCAGCAAGCTAAACCTAAAAGTAAAGCAACGGATAGGTTTGAATGGAAAAAATATGTTCCTTGGGGGGGCGCTATCATATTTATAGTAGGTATGACCATTTTATTAATGATATTCAAAAGCAAATCTCAAAATAAAGTATGA
- a CDS encoding type III secretion system domain-containing protein codes for MNTIIGAEQQRLHDLFWRPGQWMHPSWWEQLELSQWQLVYQQSAACRPLIDQIIIQRKGLPMSPIPRDLDAYQCQFLALETQLMKLFIAMGLLVLASPDYLLFGHYRRHLVEIFGERGCEQLLAIGVFQNSSSQCLYSEDDFIMKAQEIGLSWWYSEKNNCIVYQALGTLFPIQPAKEVPHLGSIIPWLLRVGRFL; via the coding sequence ATGAATACGATTATTGGGGCTGAGCAGCAACGATTACATGATTTATTCTGGCGACCTGGTCAATGGATGCATCCTTCATGGTGGGAACAATTAGAGTTGTCTCAGTGGCAATTGGTGTACCAACAATCAGCGGCTTGTCGCCCTTTGATTGATCAAATTATTATTCAGCGCAAAGGGCTTCCTATGTCTCCCATACCGAGAGACCTTGACGCATATCAGTGCCAGTTTCTTGCATTAGAGACACAACTGATGAAATTGTTTATTGCAATGGGACTTTTAGTATTAGCGAGCCCTGATTATTTATTATTTGGTCATTATCGCCGTCATTTGGTTGAAATATTTGGTGAGAGAGGTTGTGAGCAATTACTGGCGATTGGTGTATTTCAGAACTCATCGTCCCAATGCCTTTATTCAGAAGATGATTTTATTATGAAGGCGCAGGAGATAGGGTTAAGTTGGTGGTATTCAGAAAAAAACAATTGTATTGTTTATCAGGCGTTAGGAACATTGTTTCCAATACAGCCTGCTAAAGAGGTTCCTCACCTTGGTAGCATTATTCCTTGGCTGTTGCGGGTTGGGCGTTTTTTATGA
- a CDS encoding TyeA family type III secretion system gatekeeper subunit, translated as MSGKIEPIDSRISLAKSQQLTQQNVELARQGEKSKSITQVIPAQSALEFTQSQLDIDIPNFDSDFFENYSLQEAQENIGLAIGNFVRMRGGYNPRVSERSTRGMLQRLAKNLEDADPDSMSELRHRIGGVSKVEEIDDLLNSFQRHRFDTGESILLLANMLNGKEGTSLQHKEMLKQALTKIIADDKEWVLKLFARVEFGATNLQELAGLRLLYQQAVSSQPELLYWLKQFSQYSGDQRHLRTLIRTLAFELSAGYKATDIRLAAVITDLKWVLQFLTIKSHSHRLANYLDTPNLTGEKITHLLLEIVQQSWLYIDWLDNEISAQVLENKYSYAKGLMELIKLLPDTCFMDDEQRNVIIDTFLEYLQKLDESE; from the coding sequence ATGTCTGGCAAAATTGAGCCCATTGATTCCCGAATATCTTTAGCTAAAAGTCAGCAATTGACTCAACAAAATGTAGAGCTTGCTCGTCAGGGTGAGAAAAGTAAATCGATAACGCAAGTCATTCCTGCGCAATCAGCCCTTGAGTTTACACAAAGCCAATTGGATATTGACATACCTAACTTTGATAGTGATTTCTTCGAGAATTATTCTTTACAAGAAGCTCAAGAAAATATCGGGCTAGCAATTGGTAATTTTGTACGTATGAGAGGGGGGTATAACCCTCGAGTTTCAGAACGTTCAACTCGAGGCATGTTACAGCGGCTTGCAAAGAATTTAGAGGATGCAGATCCTGATAGTATGAGTGAGTTACGCCATCGTATCGGCGGCGTATCGAAGGTTGAAGAAATTGATGATCTTCTTAATAGTTTTCAGCGGCATCGCTTTGATACAGGAGAAAGTATTTTACTCCTAGCTAATATGCTAAATGGCAAAGAGGGAACTTCTTTACAGCATAAAGAAATGCTCAAGCAAGCCTTAACGAAAATCATAGCCGATGATAAAGAGTGGGTTTTGAAATTATTTGCTCGTGTGGAATTTGGGGCGACTAATTTACAAGAGTTGGCTGGGTTACGTTTATTATATCAGCAAGCGGTTAGCTCCCAGCCTGAATTACTCTATTGGCTTAAACAATTTAGTCAATATAGCGGGGATCAACGACACCTCAGAACGCTGATCCGTACACTCGCTTTTGAGCTATCCGCAGGTTATAAAGCAACAGATATTCGCTTGGCTGCAGTCATTACGGACTTAAAATGGGTGTTACAATTTCTCACTATCAAATCACATAGCCACCGTTTGGCGAATTACCTTGATACCCCAAATCTTACTGGTGAGAAAATTACCCATTTATTACTCGAGATAGTGCAACAATCTTGGCTGTATATAGATTGGTTAGACAATGAAATTTCAGCTCAAGTATTAGAAAATAAGTATAGTTATGCGAAAGGACTGATGGAGTTGATCAAGTTATTACCTGATACTTGTTTTATGGACGATGAGCAACGCAACGTTATTATTGATACCTTCCTTGAATATTTACAGAAATTAGATGAATCAGAATAA
- a CDS encoding type III secretion chaperone SycN, translating to MELQTERWLESFLLLVGLPDNSISEKMEFSHPHYNFYIEYINDNIVFTIGKIIEPAYREKILLKILSKCFPARTKGTLLRPWIAGDYLMLSCTVNTTSSIHHWVYCFKTMQKLLDEVVGIK from the coding sequence ATGGAATTACAAACTGAGCGTTGGTTAGAAAGTTTTTTATTACTGGTCGGCTTACCAGATAATAGCATATCGGAAAAAATGGAATTTTCACATCCACATTATAATTTTTATATTGAATATATAAATGACAATATTGTTTTTACTATAGGAAAAATAATAGAGCCTGCGTATAGAGAAAAAATATTATTGAAAATATTATCAAAGTGTTTTCCAGCTAGGACTAAAGGGACATTATTACGTCCTTGGATAGCTGGAGATTATCTAATGCTGAGCTGTACAGTGAATACAACTAGCTCAATTCATCATTGGGTTTATTGTTTTAAAACTATGCAAAAATTACTGGATGAAGTTGTTGGTATTAAATAA
- a CDS encoding EscV/YscV/HrcV family type III secretion system export apparatus protein, protein MELIKQFLIIASRRQDIFLVILLLVAIFMMIIPLPTGLVDFMIALNLMLSILLMMMAIYIKSPLEFSTFPAVLLITTLYRLSLTISTTRLILLQADAGDIIETFGKFAVGGSLGVGLTVFLIITIVQFIVITKGSERVAEVSARFSLDAMPGKQMSIDGDLRAGTIDADEARRLRGLVQKESQLFGAMDGAMKFVKGDAIAGIIIIFVNILGGTAVGMMIHDMNAGTAFSTYAILSIGDGLISQIPALLISITAGIIVTRISGEENNNLAGDLVMQIGKQSQAVALTCVILLIFGLLPGFPTIYFFLLSAIIFSISFFSRKRNSSEQSTAASGMQGDTTNHVISPGSTPLIVRMAKDCCNKNTLAAQIDTFRFQKFEEIGIPLPDINIQIDSALPSGSLQILLYQEVILNITLPKGLMLADISSPDIMQAEHTDKLSLSGNQLLQWVSPNYKETLLAMGIVLYQDEEIITHCLSIVVERNAKEFIGVQETRFLMDAMEGKYADLVKEVQRQLPIGRIADILQRLVLEKISIRDLRTIFESLIEWSPREKDPVMLTEYVRMGLRRHIIAKHSFGQPWISGWIIGNNIENHIREAIRQTSSGSYSSLEPSFSQKLIEEINEVIKDNQQNKYVLITTIDVRRFLRKVIEREFYGLNVLSFQEIGEDVELRILGNIDLIEEYE, encoded by the coding sequence ATGGAATTGATTAAGCAGTTTTTAATAATAGCCTCACGTAGACAAGATATTTTTCTCGTTATCCTGCTGTTAGTGGCTATTTTTATGATGATCATTCCACTACCAACAGGGTTAGTCGATTTTATGATTGCGCTTAATCTGATGCTGTCTATCCTTTTAATGATGATGGCTATCTATATTAAAAGCCCATTAGAATTCTCTACCTTTCCTGCCGTATTATTAATTACAACACTGTATCGTCTATCACTAACAATTAGTACAACACGCTTGATCCTATTGCAGGCTGATGCCGGAGATATTATTGAGACTTTTGGAAAATTTGCGGTTGGGGGGAGCTTAGGTGTTGGGCTAACTGTTTTCCTGATTATTACGATTGTGCAGTTTATTGTAATCACAAAAGGCTCGGAACGTGTTGCTGAAGTGAGTGCACGCTTCTCGTTGGATGCTATGCCGGGTAAGCAAATGAGTATTGATGGTGATCTGCGAGCGGGAACAATTGATGCAGATGAAGCGCGAAGATTACGAGGCTTAGTACAAAAGGAAAGCCAGCTTTTTGGTGCGATGGACGGTGCCATGAAGTTTGTTAAAGGCGATGCGATTGCGGGCATCATCATTATATTTGTTAACATACTAGGCGGAACCGCCGTTGGTATGATGATACATGATATGAATGCGGGTACTGCTTTTTCGACCTATGCAATTCTATCCATTGGAGATGGGCTCATTAGCCAAATTCCTGCTTTATTAATATCAATCACTGCTGGAATTATCGTTACGCGAATATCGGGTGAGGAAAATAATAACCTAGCTGGTGACTTAGTGATGCAGATTGGCAAGCAATCCCAAGCAGTTGCATTAACATGTGTTATTTTACTTATATTTGGCTTATTACCCGGATTTCCAACCATTTATTTTTTCTTGCTTTCAGCCATAATATTTTCCATTTCATTTTTTTCTAGAAAGCGAAATAGTTCTGAACAATCAACAGCAGCATCAGGTATGCAGGGAGATACAACTAACCACGTTATTAGTCCAGGTTCAACTCCATTAATTGTGAGGATGGCAAAAGATTGTTGTAATAAAAATACATTGGCTGCACAGATCGATACTTTCCGTTTCCAAAAGTTTGAGGAGATCGGGATACCATTACCGGATATTAATATACAGATAGATAGCGCCTTACCTTCGGGCTCATTGCAAATACTGCTTTACCAAGAGGTTATTTTAAATATTACGCTACCGAAAGGTCTTATGTTAGCAGATATTAGCTCACCGGATATTATGCAAGCAGAACATACGGATAAGCTTTCGCTAAGTGGTAATCAATTATTACAGTGGGTTTCTCCTAACTATAAAGAAACGTTATTAGCAATGGGAATTGTGCTGTATCAAGACGAAGAGATTATCACTCACTGTTTGTCTATTGTTGTCGAGCGTAATGCAAAAGAATTTATTGGTGTCCAAGAAACACGTTTCTTAATGGATGCGATGGAAGGTAAGTATGCAGATCTAGTTAAAGAAGTTCAAAGACAACTTCCTATTGGTCGTATTGCCGACATACTTCAACGTTTAGTTTTAGAAAAAATATCTATTCGTGACCTGAGAACTATTTTTGAATCATTAATTGAGTGGAGTCCTCGAGAAAAAGACCCAGTGATGCTCACAGAGTATGTAAGAATGGGATTACGCAGGCATATTATTGCTAAGCATAGTTTTGGGCAGCCTTGGATTAGCGGCTGGATTATTGGTAACAATATTGAAAATCATATTCGTGAAGCAATTCGCCAAACATCGTCAGGATCTTATTCTTCATTAGAACCTTCTTTTAGCCAAAAACTGATAGAAGAAATAAATGAGGTTATTAAAGATAATCAGCAAAATAAATATGTATTAATCACAACAATTGATGTGAGGCGCTTTTTACGTAAAGTCATCGAACGTGAATTTTATGGGTTAAATGTACTTTCATTTCAAGAAATAGGTGAAGACGTTGAACTGCGTATTTTAGGTAATATTGATCTTATTGAGGAGTATGAGTAA